One segment of Zonotrichia albicollis isolate bZonAlb1 chromosome 4, bZonAlb1.hap1, whole genome shotgun sequence DNA contains the following:
- the ARFGAP3 gene encoding ADP-ribosylation factor GTPase-activating protein 3, whose protein sequence is MCEPSKQDIAAIFKRLRSVPTNKVCFDCGAKNPSWASITYGVFLCIDCSGTHRSLGVHLSFIRSTELDSNWSWFQLRCMQVGGNANASAFFHQHGCTTNDTNAKYNSRAAQLYKEKIKSLATQATRKHGTDLWTDGCGAPPASPQNKEEEDFFASHVSTKAKDTEWMLPEPVTLQQKTSENIPESSEGSEHGPSVDGLSTSPQPALENTTFIKKKPNQAKKGLGAKKGGLGAQKVSSQSFNEIEKQAQAVDKMKEQDLHSSKKTEKEEPLVSSLRLAYRDLDIKAKEETLNLSGKKKTELERLGMGLGSSRSGISHSVASEMQTIEQETPTIAKPKKKYMDDVEDSYFSSSLRYSDSSDLRSSTFSKWDDNSDAFWKKENNSKDIDILLTSKSTGFSDRPASRRKPEHEPSANTDEAQKKFGNVKAISSDMYFGRQDQADYEARARLERLSGSTSISSADLFEDQRKQSAGSYNISNVLSSAPDITQFKQGVKSVAGKLSVLANGVMTSIQDRYGS, encoded by the exons ATGTGCGAGCCCAGCAAGCAGGACATCGCCGCCATCTTCAAGCGGCTCCGCTCCGTGCCCACCAACAAG GTGTGTTTTGACTGTGGAGCGAAGAACCCCAGCTGGGCAAGCATCACCTATGGAGTGTTCCTCTGCATCGATTGCTCAGGCACCCACCGGTCCCTTGGCGTTCACTTGAGTTTCATTCG GTCAACAGAACTGGATTCCAATTGGTCCTGGTTCCAGCTGAGATGCATGCAGGTTGGAGGAAATGCAAATGCT TCTGCTTTTTTCCACCAGCATGGGTGCACAACCAATGACACCAATGCCAAGTACAACAGTCGTGCTGCTCAGCTCTACAAGGAGAAGATCAAATCTCTTGCAACACAGGCCACCAGAAAGCATGGCACTGAT CTGTGGACAGATGGGTGTGGAGCACCACCAGCATCACCTCAGAACAAAGAAGAGGAAGATTTTTTTGCATCCCATGTTTCTACCAAG GCAAAGGATACAGAGTGGATGTTACCAGAACCAGTTACTCTCCAGCAGAAAACTTCAGAAAACATTCCAGAATCCTCTGAAG GATCAGAACATGGACCAAGTGTTGATGGCCTTAGCACATCCCCACAGCCTGCATTAG AGAACACCACCTTCATAAAAAAGAAGCCAAATCAAGCTAAGAAGGGG CTTGGTGCCAAAAAAGGTGGTTTGGGAGCCCAGAAAGTGAGCAGCCAAAGCTTCAATGAGATTGAAAAACAAGCACAAGCTGTAGATAAAATGAAGGAACAAGATCTTCACAGTAGTAAGAAGACTGAGAAGGAAGAGCCACT TGTATCATCTTTAAGGTTGGCCTACAGAGATCTAGATATTAAAGCCAAAGAAGAAACCTTAAACCTCTCTGGTAAGAAGAAAACAGAACTGGAGAGGCTTGGCATGGGATTGGGCAGCAGTAGGAG TGGCATTTCTCACTCAGTGGCCTCAGAGATGCAAACAATCGAGCAGGAAACACCTACAATTGCAAAGCCAAAGAAGAAGTACATGGATGATGTGGAAGACTCTTACTTCTCTTCTAGCTTGAG GTACTCTGATTCTTCAGatctgaggagcagcactttCTCTAAATGGGATGACAATTCAGATGCTttttggaagaaagaaaataatagtAAAGACATTGATATATTGTTAACTTCAAAAAGCACAGGATTTTCAGACAG GCCTGCATCCCGGCGTAAGCCTGAACATGAACCTTCTGCAAACACAGATGAGGCACAGAAAAAATTTGGCAATGTCAAAGCCATTTCATCAGACATGTACTTTGGAAGGCAAGATCAGGCTGAT TATGAAGCAAGGGCTCGGCTAGAAAGGCTTTCTGGAAGCACATCCATAAGTTCAGCTGACTTGTTTGAAGACCAGAGGAAACAATCAGCAG GAAGCTACAATATTAGCAATGTCTTGTCTTCAGCTCCTGATATAACTCAGTTTAAACAAGGAGTGAAATCCGTGGCTGGAAAACTTTCTGTCCTTGCTAATGGAGTCATGACATCTATACAG GACCGATACGGTTCCTAA